One region of Mycolicibacterium lutetiense genomic DNA includes:
- a CDS encoding crotonase/enoyl-CoA hydratase family protein: MSETERGPDALIEQRGHTLILTLNRPEARNALSTEMLSIMVDAWDRVDSDPEIRTCILTGAGGYFCAGMDLKGATKKPPGDSFKDGSYDPSRIDGLLKGRRLTKPLIAAVEGPAIAGGTEILQGTDIRVAGESAKFGISEAKWSLYPMGGSAVRLVRQIPYTIACDMLLTGRHITAAQALEYGLIGHVVPDGTALEKALEIAEVINNNGPLAVQAILKTIRETEGMHENEAFKPDTANGIPVFLSADAKEGPLAFKEKRAPKFQMR; the protein is encoded by the coding sequence GTGAGCGAGACCGAAAGAGGGCCCGACGCCCTCATTGAGCAGCGCGGACACACGCTGATCCTGACGCTGAACCGGCCCGAGGCACGGAACGCGCTTTCCACCGAGATGCTCTCGATCATGGTCGACGCCTGGGACCGCGTCGACAGCGATCCCGAGATCCGCACCTGCATCCTCACCGGCGCCGGCGGCTACTTCTGCGCGGGCATGGACCTCAAGGGTGCCACCAAGAAGCCGCCGGGCGATTCGTTCAAGGACGGTAGCTACGACCCGTCACGGATCGACGGCCTGCTCAAGGGCCGCCGGCTCACCAAGCCACTGATCGCTGCGGTCGAGGGACCGGCCATCGCCGGCGGCACCGAGATCCTGCAGGGCACCGACATCCGCGTCGCCGGCGAGAGCGCCAAGTTCGGCATCTCCGAGGCCAAGTGGAGCCTGTACCCGATGGGCGGCTCTGCGGTGCGCCTGGTTCGCCAGATTCCTTACACCATCGCCTGCGACATGCTGCTGACCGGACGTCACATCACCGCCGCCCAGGCCCTGGAGTACGGCCTCATCGGTCACGTGGTGCCCGACGGCACCGCGCTGGAGAAGGCCCTGGAGATCGCCGAGGTGATCAACAACAACGGCCCACTGGCCGTGCAGGCAATCCTCAAGACCATCCGCGAGACCGAAGGCATGCACGAGAACGAGGCGTTCAAGCCCGACACCGCCAACGGCATCCCGGTGTTCCTGTCCGCCGACGCCAAGGAAGGCCCGCTGGCTTTCAAGGAGAAGCGCGCGCCCAAGTTCCAGATGCGCTGA
- a CDS encoding acyl-CoA synthetase, whose translation MALNIADLAEHAIDAVPDRVALICGDEQLTYAQLEEKANRLAHYLIAQGVKKDDKVGLYCRNRIEIVIGMLGIVKAGAILVNVNFRYVEGELKYLFENSDMVALIHERRYADRVDNVLPETPKVKTVLVVEDGSDDDFQRYGGVAFEDALAQGSPERDFGPRSEDDIYLLYTGGTTGFPKGVMWRHEDIYRVLFGGTDFATGEPIADEYDLSKQAVANPPMIRLPIPPMIHGATQSATWMALFTGHTVVLMPEFDADAAWRMIHEHKVNLLFFTGDAMARPLLDALLAHQEDGNEYDLSSLFLLASTAALFSTSLKEKFLELLPNRIITDSIGSSETGFGGTSIVAKGQSHTGGPRVTIDKNTKVLDEDGNEVVPGSGVRGIIAKCGHIPVGYFKDEKKTAETFRTFHGVRYAIPGDYAEVEADGSVTMLGRGSVSINSGGEKIYPEEVEAALKGHPDVFDALVVGVPDERFGQHVAAVVQPRAGARPTLADLDAFVRNEIAGYKVPRSLWLVDEVKRSPAGKPDYRWAKDTTEERAADEVHANHVGAKS comes from the coding sequence GTGGCTCTGAATATTGCGGATCTTGCCGAGCACGCCATCGATGCTGTGCCTGACCGTGTCGCCCTGATTTGTGGCGACGAACAGCTGACCTATGCGCAGCTGGAGGAGAAGGCCAACCGTCTGGCCCACTACCTGATCGCCCAAGGCGTCAAGAAGGACGACAAGGTCGGCCTTTACTGTCGCAACCGCATCGAGATCGTGATCGGGATGCTGGGCATCGTGAAGGCCGGCGCGATCCTGGTCAACGTCAACTTCCGCTATGTCGAGGGCGAGCTGAAGTACCTGTTCGAGAACTCGGACATGGTCGCGCTGATCCATGAGCGCCGCTACGCCGACCGGGTGGACAACGTCCTGCCGGAGACCCCGAAGGTGAAGACCGTCCTGGTGGTCGAAGACGGGTCGGACGACGACTTCCAGCGCTACGGGGGTGTCGCATTCGAGGATGCCCTGGCGCAGGGTTCACCCGAACGTGACTTCGGCCCGCGCAGCGAGGACGACATCTACCTGCTCTACACCGGCGGCACCACCGGATTCCCCAAGGGCGTCATGTGGCGTCACGAGGACATCTACCGGGTGTTGTTCGGCGGCACCGACTTCGCCACCGGCGAGCCCATCGCCGACGAATACGACCTGTCCAAGCAGGCCGTCGCCAACCCGCCGATGATCCGGCTGCCTATCCCGCCGATGATCCACGGCGCGACCCAGTCGGCCACCTGGATGGCGTTGTTCACCGGCCACACCGTGGTGCTGATGCCGGAATTCGACGCCGATGCAGCCTGGCGGATGATCCACGAGCACAAGGTCAACCTGCTGTTCTTCACTGGTGACGCGATGGCCCGGCCGCTGCTGGACGCGCTGCTGGCGCACCAGGAGGACGGGAACGAATACGACCTGTCGAGCTTGTTCCTGCTGGCCAGCACCGCGGCCCTGTTCTCCACCAGCCTCAAGGAGAAATTCCTCGAGCTGCTGCCCAACCGGATCATCACCGACTCGATCGGCTCCTCGGAGACCGGCTTCGGTGGCACGTCCATCGTGGCCAAGGGACAGAGCCACACCGGCGGTCCGCGCGTGACCATCGACAAGAACACCAAGGTGCTCGACGAGGACGGCAACGAGGTGGTTCCGGGCTCGGGCGTGCGCGGCATCATCGCCAAGTGCGGTCACATCCCGGTCGGTTACTTCAAGGACGAGAAGAAGACCGCAGAGACCTTCCGGACCTTCCACGGCGTCCGCTACGCCATCCCGGGCGACTACGCCGAGGTCGAGGCCGACGGCAGCGTGACCATGCTGGGTCGCGGCTCGGTGTCGATCAACTCCGGTGGCGAGAAGATCTATCCCGAAGAGGTCGAGGCCGCGCTGAAGGGCCACCCGGACGTGTTCGACGCGCTCGTGGTCGGGGTGCCCGACGAGCGTTTCGGTCAGCACGTCGCCGCCGTCGTGCAGCCGCGTGCAGGTGCGCGCCCGACGCTGGCCGATCTCGATGCGTTCGTGCGCAACGAGATCGCCGGCTACAAGGTGCCACGCAGCCTGTGGCT
- a CDS encoding sensor histidine kinase: MPERDGASAPTADTSVRHGLLLQLALRTLMATFIGAALLSQPPHANVWLHWAVFAGYLAAVAVWSWRALRSAGHLGGGTQRSVALLMLCVDLLAVAIISTETGISSAETWTSDVVQHGLFLIPLIAAAQLDPVVSATIAVPTVVTFFVVSWVDKAANGNEPWGSILSRTAVLFGLAAGSVALSRIQQSRTRTITGLALERTRLLEEVISLEKRERQSLSERLHDGALQYVLVARRDMEEVRDGSVDGIDRVDFALAESSRLLRDVVRELHPEVLARAGLKAAMTSLADGIATRTNLAVQLDAGSWPDDARTDADHLIYSAAREFSTNAIKHAQAQNLRFTVEYNGVLAALCIADDGVGIAPERLAQSVEDGHIGFASICAKVLAAGGTFAVTGTPGTTVSISVPAKCRSDAPGG; this comes from the coding sequence ATGCCTGAACGCGATGGGGCGTCTGCGCCGACCGCCGACACCTCGGTACGCCATGGCCTCCTACTGCAGCTCGCCCTGCGGACGCTCATGGCGACGTTCATCGGCGCCGCCCTGCTGTCGCAGCCTCCGCACGCCAACGTGTGGTTGCACTGGGCGGTCTTCGCCGGCTACCTCGCGGCGGTCGCGGTGTGGAGCTGGCGGGCGCTGCGCTCGGCCGGCCACCTCGGCGGGGGAACCCAGCGATCGGTGGCACTGCTCATGCTGTGCGTGGATCTCCTTGCGGTAGCGATCATTTCAACGGAGACCGGGATCAGTTCGGCAGAGACCTGGACTTCCGACGTAGTGCAGCACGGACTGTTCCTGATCCCGCTGATCGCGGCAGCCCAGCTCGACCCTGTCGTCAGTGCGACGATCGCGGTTCCTACGGTGGTCACTTTTTTCGTGGTGAGCTGGGTCGACAAGGCCGCCAACGGCAACGAGCCCTGGGGGTCGATCCTGTCGCGGACCGCCGTGCTGTTCGGCTTGGCTGCCGGGTCGGTCGCGCTGTCGCGGATTCAGCAGTCCAGGACCAGGACCATCACCGGCCTGGCCCTGGAACGGACCCGCCTGCTCGAAGAGGTGATCAGTCTGGAGAAGCGCGAACGCCAGTCACTTTCCGAACGCCTGCATGACGGTGCGCTCCAGTACGTTCTGGTGGCCCGGCGCGACATGGAGGAGGTCCGGGACGGGTCGGTCGACGGGATCGACCGCGTCGACTTCGCCTTGGCGGAGTCCTCCCGGCTGCTGCGTGACGTGGTCCGTGAACTGCATCCCGAGGTGTTGGCCCGAGCCGGCCTCAAGGCGGCGATGACCTCGCTTGCCGACGGTATCGCGACGCGCACCAACCTCGCGGTCCAGTTGGATGCCGGCAGCTGGCCCGATGACGCGCGCACCGACGCCGACCACCTGATCTACAGTGCAGCCCGGGAATTCTCGACGAATGCGATCAAGCACGCCCAGGCCCAGAATCTACGGTTCACCGTGGAGTACAACGGCGTTCTGGCGGCACTGTGCATTGCAGACGACGGTGTCGGCATTGCACCGGAGCGCCTGGCGCAAAGTGTCGAGGACGGCCACATCGGGTTCGCCTCGATTTGCGCCAAGGTGCTGGCCGCCGGCGGAACATTCGCGGTCACGGGCACACCCGGAACCACGGTGTCGATTTCGGTACCGGCAAAGTGCAGGTCCGACGCCCCGGGTGGCTAG